The DNA window CCATGGATAAGGCTCCAATGGTTCGGTTGCTTCCAGAAGAAACTCTAATGGAATCCTTGGCTTTGATCGCTCCATAGGTTCTGTGAAATGATAGTTCGTCGAACAGTAATCCTGTAAAAGAGTCCTATGATTATAAAAGTACTGTTGCCATGGTTCATCGAATGCAATAGTGCTGCTTACCAGATTTGCATGCATCTTTTTCACGAAGGCTTTGAATATGTCAAAGTTTCTTTGTTTCATTAACTTGTCTGATAAACGGAGGTATGTCACGCCATACATTTTTAGTGTTGGATGGCCAAATTTGGCAATATCGTTCCGTCTAGCATTTGAAAGGATTTGGTTATAAGCTTCATGGTCATATCTTTCGAGTGCATTTTCTCCTGCAACTTCAATGTTCTCCGCCCAGCCGCCACTAAGAACCTGCAGGAGAATGAAAGCACTGAATAAAACTATGCATGAAAAGATTataaaatggttaaataaaagaaaaaatatgcattaGTAATATCTCTATGCTATTTCATAATAAGAATTCATGCCCT is part of the Vigna radiata var. radiata cultivar VC1973A unplaced genomic scaffold, Vradiata_ver6 scaffold_2107, whole genome shotgun sequence genome and encodes:
- the LOC106754286 gene encoding beta-amylase-like is translated as LTAGYYNLCDRDGYRPIARMLSRHNAILNFTCLEMKNVEQPVKAQSGAEELVTQVLSGGWAENIEVAGENALERYDHEAYNQILSNARRNDIAKFGHPTLKMYGVTYLRLSDKLMKQRNFDIFKAFVKKMHANLDYCSTNYHFTEPMERSKPRIPLEFLLEATEPLEPY